A segment of the Meles meles chromosome 4, mMelMel3.1 paternal haplotype, whole genome shotgun sequence genome:
TATCTCTCCACAGCGGCTGGCTCCGTCCCCTGCCCCAAGTTAGCTCTGCCCTAGGGAGATGGAGACGGAGCAAAAACCTCAGGGGGCCTCCAAAGAGAAAGGGGCTAAGTTGCAAACCCACCTTGACTCTTAAGTCCCTCAGTCTGCCTGAACTTATTCAAAACCTGCACCCATTACTTGCTCGTTTGAAGAGAAACGTGAGCACCCGCGCAGGTAAACGAACAGGGACCTCGATGGATTCTTCACGGCACAGAGTGAAAGACGTGGAGGAAGCTGCCACCGCGTCCGTAACCGAAGACCGAAGTGCAGGGATGAGACTCCCGTGGACACCAGCAAAGCACAGTGTAGCCAAAATAGTGTGGGAGGGACGGGCGGGGGCCCTGCAGGAGTCTCCTGGGCTCTGGCCCAGCGGCTCAGAACATCTAGGACCTTCTGACGGCTCCTGAAGGAAAGTCGGTCACAGCTGAGGAAGGCATGGCCAGCCATGGGTGCCAGGCTGCCCCCGGCCAGGGCGTCTACACGGTCGGCTGAACTGCTCACAGACGGGGTGTCTACACGGTCAGCCAGGCTGTTCACTGACGGGCGTCTACACAGTCAGCCACACTGCTCACTGACGGGGTGTCTACAGTCAGCCAGATGATTCCTGGCTAGGGCATCCACACAACAAGCTGTCTGCTCACAGACGACACAACTACACAGCCAGCTGGACTACTCACAGATGGGGCGTCTACACGATCAGTCTCAGTGTTCACAGATGGGGCATCTACACAGTCAGACAGACTATTCCTGGCTGGGGCATCTGCACAGGAAACTGTCTGCTCACAGACAGGGAGTCTACACCGTCAGCCAGGCTGCTCACAGACGGGGTCTGCACGGTCAATCCGACCGCTCACAGATGGGGTGTCTACATGGTCAGTCACAGTGCCCACAGACAGGGCATCTCTGCAGTCAGCCAGACTGCTCCAGGCTGGGGCGTCTACACAATCAGATTACTTTTAGATCGGCATCTATGCAGTCAGCAAGACTGCTCACAGACAGTGTCTACACAGCCAGCCAGACTACACACGGACAGCGCATCTACACAGTCTGCTGGACTGCTCCATGCCGGGGTGTCTATATGGTCAGCCAGGCTGCTCACGGATAGAGTGTCTACACGGTGAGCCGGCCACCACTGCCCAACGGCGGGGGGAGGGTGGAGTCGGAGGTGGCAGGAGACTTTACCTTGGGAGGCTTCTTTAACACGAGTACACAGTGCGGGGACAACGCTAGATGCTCCGAGACCCTCCAGATCTCGGGAGCCCTTCTGTGGGCAGCTCCCCGGCCCCAGACACCCCGTCACTGTCATGCCTCAGACCGGGACGGTCACTGCCCTCAAAAGCATCACTGAGGACCCGGGGCAGGCCTTCCCCGCGGTCTGGCGGATGGCGGCGTGGCTGCCGGGGTGCCTGGAGGGAGGGTGTCTGCAAGGCGAGGGCGTGACACGCAGAGGCTGGACACCCGTGACGGTGAGACAGGCGGCCGGCGTGGGGACTGCATGGACCAAGGCTGAGGCAGATCCATGCACAGTAGGTGCTCTGAGAGTCCCTCTGAATTTCCCATCAGTACCCCGTGACCTAACGATAATGGACTTTTCCAGATCCGTGGATCCGTGGTCCCGTCCAGGAAGGACCCCCAGCGCTCCTCTTAGACTATTTCTTGGTTCTCAGCTCCCCGCTGGCACCCTGGTGTGCCCCGGCTCCCCTGTGCTGATGACCGTGCACGCTCTGGGcgtctcccacctcccacccagggCGGTCCCAGCACCCTTGCTCTTGGGTGGCCCGTGGTCACACCACAGGGGCTAAGCCCACGCTGTCAGGGGCAGGTTCTGGGCCAGGTGTCCCGACCCGGAACAGTGCAGGCTCCACGCAGGGGCACACAGGAGGGCAGCCACCCGAGGCTCTGTGCCGTGGCCCCCGAGACAGACCGCACACACACTGGGTCCCCCCGGAACACCTGCACGACCCGTTCCCTGTCCCTCCCAGCAGCTAGCGGTGCCGCCTGCTCCGTGGGCATCTACACGGCCAGCAGAACTGCTCACAGGCGGGGCGTCTACACCGTCAGCGGGCTACCGTTGCCCACGGAGAGAAGGAGTCGGAGGTGACGGGGCTCCAAGCCCGAAGCCCGGTGTCCCTCTTCCACGGCCTCTTCCGCGGCAGCCTTTCCTGTCCCTTCTGTCACGTCCCTGGGATGACGTGAGCCCCCGAAACCAATCCAGGACGGCTCCCGGGGCAAGACCCTCAGTGCACCCCGTCTGGGAAGCCGCCGTGCCTGCAGGGCTGTGTTCACCGATTCTGGGGATGAGGGTGTGGACATCTCCGGGAGCCACAGAAGTCACCCACAAAGCCCTGACCCCctgaatgagagaaagaggagcCGTACACGTCTGTAGGGCGCACACTTTAATTTTGATACCGGGTTGGCTCCGCATATTGGTTGCTGAGCACGGGGCCTTTTTACCTAAAAGGGGTCAAACCCCAAAGTTAGGGATTCGTCCTCAGTCTCCCCAGCAGAGTAAGAAACAACCTCACTGGTTCAAGGGACCTAGGGGGACCAAAGGAAGCCGGGGGACCCAGCAGCCTGAGCTAGGAGCGCCCACTCGCCCAAGAGGCCATCCCAGAGTGGCCAGTCCCCCAGGGCACAGGCATCTGGTAACCTGTGGCCTCTCGGCAGAGGGAGCGTTCCTGGATTCTGGGAGCCACGCCCGGAGCAAGCAGTTCAGGGACAGGCGTAAAGGAGAGACGGCGCACACACTCGGTGGGTTTCAGATCACTCTGGAGTTTATTAGACTTTTGTGCGGGGCTGCAGAGCTGGGCACTCCGCACCAGCCAGCGACACGGGGGGTGACTCTCTGCCTGGGTACCGGGATCAAGTGACTTTGCTGTAAGATGGTCTAGTCGGGTCCGGAAGGTCTGAAGTGGGTGAAGTCTGGGCTGCCTGGTAGGAGTTGGGAGAGCAGCTACTTCTGACCGCACGGAGGAGGGGTCCTAGGAGGCCGTGGGCTCAGCAGCAGGTAGGGGTGCCGCAGGGGGCAGGCCTGCAGagcagggtggggcaggagggctgGCAGCCCCCAGAGGACTGGCAGGAGGGAGCCACATACACAACGGGCTTGCAGCTCACGGGCACGCACACAGCTGGCTTACAGCTCACGGGCACGCACACGGCTGGCTTGCAACTCATGGGCACGCACACGGCTGGCTTGCAACTCATGGGCACGCACACGGCTGGCTTGCAACTCATGGGCACACAGCAGGACGTCTGGCAGGAGCTGGGCAGGCAGCAGGACGTCTGGCAGGAGCTGGGCACGCAGCAGGACGTCTGGCAGGAGCTGGGCACACAGCAGGCCTGCTGGCAGCCCGTGGAGCAGCTGGTGTGGCACATGGAGGCGTGGGGCTGGAGTGGAGTCAGGCTGGAGGACGGGGCTGGTCTGGAGGCTCCTTCCCAGGCAGCCTTTATACCCGGGCTGTGGCATCCTGGCAACAAGCCACACGGGGGCCTTCCTCCTGGTTGCCTGattgttttcctcctcctcctccatgagTCTCTTCCTGGAGTTTCCTGCTGGAAGCGACTCTGTTCAGGAAACTCTGTGACAGCTGGAGGCTCGGTGTGACCCAGCAGCCCCGTGATTTCTCGACTCAGCCCAAGTAGGATGGTGACGGACCATCGGCTGGGGACAAGGGCCCCCATATCAGGGTGTTCCAGGTCCTCCCCAAGCTCACGTACCCTGTCCTGCTCTCCAGAACGGGAATCCCCTGTTTTGATTTGGAAACTCCGTGATCCAGAAGGTCTTCCCAAGGGACCAGAGCCCAGCGGCTGGGCTCCTCACTGCGGACAGCCGTGGCCGTGGCATCCACCATGTCATCCGGTCCCGGCTCTGTGCCAGGTGCCACGTTATCGCTCGTCACTGACTAGTCACCAATCCTTGCCGCCATCCAAGGGGTAGGGGTAGCCCACATACACGGATGCACGATTGGATTCCGTGGTGTGTGCGCGCTCTCCACTGCGGCCAAGAAGCAGGAGTTTGAAGCTCAGTTTCACTCTGGGGTCTGCGGTCATTACCATTGTGCCAATTATGTTGGGGTTTTAGGGGTTTTCTGAGACTCTTGGGTCTGTAAgttagaatttcttttaaaaaatctaatttgggAGGTTGCCTGAATGACTCAACTGGCTGAGCATCTGCTTCTTGATCCCAGCTCaagtctggatctcagggtcatgagttcaagccctgcactgggctccaactgggcctggagcctacttgaaaaagcAGGGGGAATTGTCTATTATTTCTGCTTCAATTTCGTCCTCTTCTGCTCCGTGGGTTGAAATTGCTT
Coding sequences within it:
- the LOC123940165 gene encoding keratin-associated protein 12-1-like isoform X2, which produces MCHTSCSTGCQQACCVPSSCQTSCCVPSSCQTSSVCVPMSCKPAVCVPVSCKPAVCVPVSCKPVVYVAPSCQSSGGCQPSCPTLLCRPAPCGTPTCC
- the LOC123940165 gene encoding keratin-associated protein 12-2-like isoform X1, whose product is MCHTSCSTGCQQACCVPSSCQTSCCVPSSCQTSCCLPSSCQTSCCVPMSCKPAVCVPMSCKPAVCVPMSCKPAVCVPVSCKPAVCVPVSCKPVVYVAPSCQSSGGCQPSCPTLLCRPAPCGTPTCC